The Mucilaginibacter rubeus genomic interval TACCGCCGGTATTTTTTAATATTTCTGTTAACCGATTAAATACACATCCTCATGAAAAGAGTAATAACGTTAGGACAATTTATTATAGAGAAACAGGCAGATTTCCCATTTGCCAAAGGCGAGTTATCAAGACTTTTACGCGATATCGGCATCGCAGCCAAAATTGTAAACCGCGAGATCAGCAAAGCCGGGCTTATTGACATCATCGGCGAAACCGACTCGGTAAACTCTCATGGCGAGCGGCAAAAAAAGATGGATGTTTATGCCAATGAGCAATTTATTTCGGCGTTGCGGAGTGGGGGCGAGTGCTGCGTAGTGGCTTCGGAGGAGAATGATGAGCACATCCTGATAGAATCTGAGATCTCCAAGCATGCCAAATATATCGTAGCTATTGACCCGCTGGATGGTTCCTCAAATATCGATGTAAATGTGAGTGTGGGCACTATATTTTCCATTTACCGCCGTAAATCTGTGGACGGTAAAGCTACTTTGCAGGATGTACTGCAGAAAGGTACTGAGCAGGTAGCCGCCGGTTACGTGATCTACGGATCATCAACCATGCTGGTTTATACTACAGGTAAAGGGGTTAACGGCTTTACGCTTGATCCTTCAATAGGGGAGTTTTGCCTGTCGCACCCTGATATAAAAATGCCGAAAGATGGTAATCTGTATTCTATCAATGAAGGATATTATACGCATTTTCCTTTAGGCGTAAAAAAATACATCAAGTACTGCCAGGTTGAGGACGAGGGCACCAACCGTCCTTATACCTCGCGCTATACCGGATCTATGATAGCCGATATTCACCGTAACCTGATTAAAGGCGGTATCTTCCTTTATCCTACTACAGCCCAGTATCCAAACGGAAAATTGCGACTGGTTTATGAGTGCAACCCTATGGCCTTTATTGTGGAGCAGGCGGGAGGCCTGGCATCTACAGGTTATGACCGGATCCTTGATTTGGATGTGAATGAGCTTCACCAGCGTTCGGCTATTTTTATCGGTTCGGAAAACATGATTAAACGGGCAGAAGAGTTTATGCTGGCCTTTTCTCCGCAACAACCATCTATAGCTCCGCATAAAAAAGTTATTTAGTTAATGTGAGTTCGAGATAAGCAAAGCCAATGTCATTTCGAACGAACGTGGAAGGATTGGGATGGAGGAGTGAGGAGAAATCTTCTACGCCCTACCTGTGAACTATGCATAGGGACTTGCTGGGTGTAGAAGATTTCTCTTTCGCCCTTACGCTCTTTACCACCCGGCTCTATCGAAATGACATTTTTTATTAAATAGGGCAAATTTCTCTTATTCCTAACTCTCGTTAATTAATAAACTATTCTCGGTTTGCAGACTTGTGTCATTTGTAGTGGCATAGGTTATAATTTTACTTTCTTTAATTTAAAAATTAGGTAAGACTAATTTTTTTTATTTGTTTTGTATATTATTTAAGATATGCTAAAGCGAATGAAAATATTATCTATACTATGCTTTTTATTAATCCCAGGTTTGGTTTTGGCGCAGCATGGCTCCCTTAAAGGGAGATTAACCACCGGTAGCGAGCCGCTTTCCTTTGCTACTGTCACGCTTTCCGGAACCGCAATTGGCGTAACCACGAACGATAAAGGCTATTACTATTTAAAAAATGTTCCGGCGGGTACTTACACCGTTGTTTTTTCGAACATTGGGTATGTCACCGAGCGCTATAATGTGAGCGTAAAGCCTGGTGAGGCCACGTTACTGAACGGAAATCTGAAAGAAAGCAGCTCTAAGCTGAATGAGGTGACCGTAACCGGGGTATCACGTAAAACCGAATTAAGGAGTAACCCCATACCCATAGCGGTAATGACCCGGAAAGAGATGGATCAGAATGTGAACAACAACATTATTGATGCTATTGTAAAGGGCGTGCCCGGAGTTAACGCGGTTACCACCGGGCCTAATATTTCCAAACCGTTTATCAGGGGATTGGGCTACAACCGTGTTTTAACCTTGTATGACGGCGTACGGCAGGAAGGGCAACAATGGGGCGATGAACATGGCATTGAGATAGATCAATACGGTATCGGTCGTGCGGAAGTAGTAAAAGGGCCGGCAAGTTTAACTTATGGATCTGATGCCTTAGCCGGGGTGATCAATATGATCCCTTACCTGCTTGCAGGCGAAAACCGGGTTTTAAAAGGCGATTACACTGCCGACTATCATACCAATAACGGCATGATTGGTACTTCGCTTGGCTTATCTTACAGAAAAGATGATTGGCGGTACGCCTTCCGGGCAACCGCGAAAGCTGCACATGATTATCAAAACAGTATTGATGGCTATGTGTATAATACTGGTTTTCGTGAGTTTAACCTGTCGGGAATGGCCAGGGTTGATAAAAAATGGGGCTACTCGCAAATAGCGGCGACAGTTTACGATAACCGGCAGGAAATACCTGATGGCAGTCGGGATTCACTTACACGGCAGTTTACCAGGCAGGTAGCCGAAAGCAGCACCGACAATATCAGGAACCGGCCGGTTGTAAGTAATGATGAGCTAAGATCATACACTATAACCCCTCTGCACCAGCGCATTCAACATTATCGTGTATACGCAAACAATGAGTTTAAATTGGGCGAAGGCAGCAGTATCAATGCCTCGCTTGGTTTACAGCAGAGTATCCGCCGGGAATATAACCACCCTACACAGGCAAACCAGCCGGGTTTATATGTTGTGCTTAATACACTTAATTACGATGTAAAATACAATCTGCCGACTATAGCAGGTATTGAAAGTACCCTCGGGTTGAACGGTATGTATCAAACCAACCGGAGCAAGGCGGCAACAGATTTTCCCATCCCGGATTATAATCTTTTTGATGCGGGGACTTTCTTTTTCGCCAAAAAAACTATCGGGAAAGTTGATATCTCCGGCGGTATCAGGTATGATAATCGGCAAATCAACTGGCATGATTTTTACGTTGGCCCAAATCCTAAAAACGGATTTGAACAGCATGTGATATTACCGGATACAGCAGGCGCTCATTTGCAGTTCCCGGCTTTTAAGCATGTATACCAGGGCGTATCGGGTAGTTTGGGTATAACCTATAATATCAGCGAGCGCTTGCTGCTTAAGGCGAATATTGCCAGAGGATATCGCGCACCCAATATCACCGAAATTGGCTCCAACGGACTGGATCCCGGCGCGCATATCGTGTACTTAGGCAATCGTGGCTTTAACCCTGAATTCAGCTTGCAGGAAGATGTTGGCTTTATTGCTTATCTGAAGGATGTAGACCTGATTGCCGAGCTGTTTAACAACCATATCAACAATTATATTTACCAGGCCAAACTCACTGATGTCAACGGCAATCCTGTTGTGATTGTTCCGGGTAACAGTACCTATCAATACCAGCAAAGCAGTGCCCGATTATACGGGGCAGAATTTACGCTTAATATGCATCCGCAGAATATCAAGTGGCTGGCTTTTAACAACAGCCTGGCTTATGTAACGGGTATCAACGGCAACAAACAACTCATTGATGAATCTGACGGCGCGGCTAAATACCTGCCTTTTATTCCTCCGTTGCATATCCGGTCGGAGTTTAAAGTGAGTTTACAGAAAGCGTACGGGGCTTTTTCAAAGATCTATTTCAAGGCCGAAATGGATGCCTATACTACACAAAACCGCTACTATGCCCTGGATAACACCGAGACGGCCACACCAGGCTATGCGCTGTTTAATTTGGGTGCGGGATCCACCATTAAAAATAAAGCGGACAGAACCATTTGCGAGCTTTTTTTGCAGGTGGATAACCTATTTGATAAGGCCTATCAATCAAATCTTAACCGCTTAAAATATTTTGAATATTACCAATCGTCGCCAAACGGGCACCTCGGTATTTATAACATCGGGCGGAATGTTAGCTTTAAACTGGTTTTTCCGTTTTAATGAATCTGTGTTAAGAATCTCAAAGCAGGAGATTTACGGAGTTTTTAAAACTTCGTAAATCTGGTTTTACGGCTCTCGATTCTAACTGAAAACCAATCCTCCAAAATAAATGAGATAAAATCCTGCTAAAAATTAGTTAATTGTTAAAATAACACTTAATATTGGGTTTCCTTTTTAACCTTTTAATTATGATGAAGCGTGTATCTGTCTTTTTTGCCTTCATGTTATTTTGCGTGGCGGCGCTGGCGCAAAAGCAAATGATCCCGAACCCGATAACAGGAGGATACTTTGCCGACCCAACCATAGTTAAAGATAAAGGCCATTATTTCATTTACGCTACCATTGATCCCTGGGGTGCTAAAGAGTTGGCTGTACTGGAAACAACCGACTTTGTTAAATTTACACGTCATCATATCAACTGGCCTACAAAAGAAGCTTGTACCAGTCCCACTTCGCTTGATGAAATGGTTTGGGCACCATCGGTAGTAAAAGGGAAAGACAATAAGTTTTACATGTATGTAGCCGTAGGCGGCGAGATTTGGGGAGGTGTAGGTAACACACCGCTCGGTCCCTGGAAAAACCTGAAGAAAGATAACACCCCAATGGTGAAATCAACAGACTATCCAAATGTGCATAACATCGATCCGGATTGTTTTATTGACAGTGATGGCAGCATCTATCTTTACTGGGGTTCGGGCTATAAGTGGATCAACGGACATTGTATGGCTGTAAAGCTGAAGGATGATATGGTTTCGTTTGATGGAGCCCCTAAGGATATTACCACACCTCATTTTTTTGAAGGCGCGCATTTGGTGAAACGTAATAAAACCTATTACCTTATGTTTTCGGAAGGTAAAGCTATTGATGCCAGTTATCAGGTTGGTTATGCTAAAGGAAACAGTCCGCTGGGCCCGTTTCAGGAGGATGAACACCGGGTTATACTCAGCACTTCTGCTGATAGTACTGTGATTGGGCCCGGTCATCACACCACCTTTGTTGAAAAAGGGCAGCGCTATATTTTATATCACCGCATTTTTCCTCAAAAGGAATCTTTTGTATTAAGGCAGCTTTGCCTGGATAGTTTGAATTTTGATTCAAACGGAAATATCAAAAAGGTGAGTACTAAAGGTGTTCAAAAGTTTAACTAAACCAGATAGAAATTTATGCGCTACGGCTTCGTTCTCACAGCTTTGCTATTGTTTTGTTTTGCAGCTAACGCTCAAAATAAACCTAAGAAGATAAGCCCCGACCTTTTTGGGATCTTTTTTGAAGATTTAAGCTATGCAGCTGATGGTGGCCTTTATGCCGAACTGATTCAAAACCGCTCATTTGAATACAGTCCGGCCGATAACCGGGACTGGAACTCACTGACCGCCTGGAAATACCAGACCGATGGTTTTGGTTATGGAATTATTTCTGTAGAAACGGCTGCTCCAATCCATCCCAATAACCCACACTATATTTTACTCGATATTCAGGATGAAGGACAAAAAGGCGTAGGACTTGAAAATTCGGGCTTTGACGGCATACCTGTAAAGGCCGGTAAAAACTATGATTTTTCGGTTTTTTTGAACGTGATATCCGGTGAATCATTACCGGTAAAAGTTGCGCTTGTGGATAAGAATGGAAAGGAGTTGGGTTCATCGTCATTTACAGCGGCAGATAAAGGCTGGAAAAAATATGCAGAGCAGATCCATGTGAATTTTGATAATGACAGCGCCAAACTGGTACTGTTAATTAAAGCGAAAGGAAAAGTTGGGGTTGATATGGTGTCCTTATTCCCTGAAGAAACTTTTAAAAACCATAAAAATGGGTTACGGGCCGATCTGGCACAGGTTATTGCCGATATAAAGCCGAAGTTTATGCGTTTCCCCGGCGGTTGTCTTACTCATGGAGATGGCGTTGCCAACATTTATCGCTGGAAAAATACTATCGGTCCGGTTGAGCAGCGGGTTGAACAGCGCAACATCTGGAATTACCATCAATCGGTAGGGTTGGGGTACTTTGAATATTTTCAGTTCTGTGAGGATATTGGCGCTAAGCCGGTGCCGGTACTTGCGGCAGGCGTGAGTTGCCAAAATTCGGGTGGTACCTGGAAAATAGGCTCGACAGGGCAAAAGGGTATCCCGATGGATGAAATGAAAGCTTATGTACAAGATGTGCTTGACCTGATTGAGTATGCCAACGGGCCTGCCACATCTACCTGGGGCGCTAAACGCGCCGCGGCGGGGCACCCAGCTCCATTCAATTTAGAATATCTTGGTATAGGTAATGAAGATAAGATCACCGGTGTATTTGAAGAACGTTTCCGGATGATCTATGACGCGGTTCACAAGGCTCATCCCGAAATTAAGATCATTGGCACAGTAGGCCCAAGCCCCAACGGCGAAGACTTTGAGAAAGGCTGGAAGCTGGCCGATCAACTGTCAGTTGGTATTGTTGACGAGCATTACTACGAAAAACCGCAATGGTTTTTGAAAAATACTACCCGCTATGATAGCTACAACAGGCGAAGGTCAAAAGTTTACATTGGTGAATATGCTTCATGGGGCAATACGCTTTATAACGCCCTGGCCGAGGCTGTATACATGACCCATTTAGAACGTAATGGAGATGTGGTAAGGATGGCATCATATGCGCCGCTAATAGCGAGAATTGGTCATACATCATGGAATCCCAACCTGATATATTTTAATGGCACAAAGGTTTTCCCAACAGTAAACTACTATGTTCAGCAGCAGTTTGCCGCTAACGCCGGCGATGTGTATTTGCCGGGTATGGTAAAGCTAAAAGGCGAAAAGACTACGCTTGATACTACTGCCGGAACTTCAGTGGTAAAAGATAGCGCTACCGGTGATATTATCCTAAAGATAGCCAATGCTGGTACTACTCAAATTTCGGGGCAGGCTGATCTTTCTGCAATTGGTAAGTTACCTGAATCCGCCACGCTTACTGTCATTTCCGATAACCCGGAGGTGAAAAATGGCGCGGATAATCCTCAGGCTGTTCTTCCTCAATCATCAACCGTAAAATTGCAGAAGAAATGGGCTTTCACGGTGCCTGCTCATTCATTGACGGTTGTCAGGATAAGTGCCGGAACAGTAGGAAAGCAGAAATAATCATCTAAAAAATCCAACCAATACATACATGAAAAAAATAGTTTTACTGGGCGTTTTATTTAGCTTTTATACGGCAGTCATCGCGCAGCCGCAGCAAAAATTCAGTGCCTATCTCTTTACTTATTTCACAGGTAATAAAAGCGGCGAAGCCATTCGTTTTGCTTTGAGCAATGATGGTTATCACTTTCGCGCGTTGAATAATAACCGCCCTGTTTTAAATTCGGCCGATATCAGCGTTACAGGCGGCGTACGCGATCCGCATATTATGCGCGCTGCTGATGGGAAAACTTTTTACATGGTGGCTACCGATATGAACACCGAAAAATACGGTTGGGGCCCAGACTATTCGATGGTGTTATTAAAATCAACCGACCTGGTGCACTGGTCGTCAAAATCAATTGATATCACTAAAACCTATGAAAAATTTGCCGGGGTAAACAGGGTATGGGCTCCGCAAACTATTTATGATCCCCAGGTAAAAAAGTATATGATCTACTGGTCTATGCGTTTTGGGAACGAGGCTGATAAAATTTATTACGCTTATGCCAATAAGGATTTTACAGGTTTGGAAACCGAGCCTAAACAGCTTTTTTTCAAGCCCGATGGCGGTGCTTGTATCGATGGTGATATTGTTTATAAAGACAAGAAATATTACCTGTTTTTCAAAACCGAGGGATCTGGTGCCGGTATAAAAATAGCGGTGTCGGATAAACTGACATCCGGATATGTATTGCGCGATAAATATGTACAACAAACCAAAGACCCGGTAGAAGGCGCCGGTACATTCAAGCTAAACAACGGTACCGGCTACATTTTGATGTACGATATGTACACGCAGGGCAAATACCAATTTACCCGCACCACAGATCTGGAAAACTTTAAACTGATTGACGACGAGGTTTCCATGAATTTCCACCCTCGTCACGGTACCGTAATGCCAATTACTGCAAAAGAAGCCGCTGCCCTAACCGCTAAATGGGAAACCGCCGAAGATGTGATGCTCTCGGCTGTTAACAAGCAGATAAAAACTATCAATATCGTGGTTGATTCTGCAAATCACAAGGTTCATCTGCCAGTGAAACCTGGTACTGACCTGAAATCGTTTGATCCGCAGTTTATCCTATTCCCCGGCGTTACTGTTAGTCCGGCAAAGCCGCAGGATTTTACTAAAAGCCCGGTTAAATATTCGGTAACTATAGCCGGTAAAAAGGCGCAGGTTTTTGAAGTTACCGCTCAGGAGCTGCATAACACCGCTATAGCCGGTTACTATGCTGACCCGGAGATATTATATGCCGAGAAAACAGGTAAGTTTTACATCTACCCAACCAGCGATGGTTTCGATGGCTGGTCAGGTACTTATTTCAAGGCTTTTTCTTCGGATGATATGGTTAACTGGAAAGATGAAGGTAAGATCCTTGATTTGCCAAAAGATGTAAGCTGGGCAAAAAAGAATGCATGGGCACCTTGCATCATCGAGAAAAAGATTGGCGGCGAGTATAAATATTTCTACTATTTCGCTGCCGCGCAAAAGATAGGTGTAGCTGTCGCGAATGATCCTATAGGTCCGTTCACCGATTCTGGCAAACCATTATTAGCTCAACTGCCCGAAGGCGTTAAAGGCGGCCAGCAAATTGATGCCGATGTGTTTTCAGATCCGCAAACCGGCAAAAATTACTTGTATTGGGGTAATGGCTATATGGCCGTGGCCGAATTAAATGACGATATGATTTCGTTAAAGCCTGGTACTACCAAAATCCTGACACCATATTCGCATTATAACGAGGGGACTTATGTATTTTATCGTAAGGGCACTTACTACTTTATGTGGTCAGAAAATGATACCCGTAGTCCGGATTACAGCGTACATTATGGCACTGCTAAATCGCCTTATGGCCCAATCGAAATTCCAGAAAACAACATCGTGATCACTAAAGATGCTGCTAATGGCATTTACGGTACCGGCCACAATTCGGTGATACAAATACCGGGGACGGATGAATGGTATATCGTTTACCATCGCTTTAATTATCCTAAAGGGATCACCATGGGCGATGCTGCCGGGTATAACCGCGAGGTATGCATCGATAAAATGGAGTTTGACGATAAAGGAATGATTAAACAGGTGATACCAACACACGAAGGTATTCAGCCAGTGCATGTAAAAAAATAAGCCGACAAATTTACTGTAGCGTAAATAATTAACCGGCCCGGAGATGATCACTTCGGGCCGGTTTGGTTTTGTAAAATATCAAAAAGTGCAAATAATAGTAAGTTTTGGTACATAGCTTATTCGTAATTTTATAAAATCGCTATCGTTTTGGTCAAAACTCAAGGCTGACCAAATGAGCCGTTAACCAATGTAAACCTGTACTGATGTTGAAGAATTATTTCAAATATCTTAACGTAAGTGAGCTTGAAGAGCGATGGGGGATTTATGTAACTACGGTAGGCTATTCCAAAATTGAGCCTAATGATAATTACCCTAACCAGGTACATCCCGAAAGCCATCAACTTACCTGGAACCGTGGCCGCATACTTAACGATTATTATATCGTATTCATTTCAAGAGGCAAAGGTGTTTATGGTTCAGCGCTTACCAAGCCGGCTGAAGTTGTTGAAGGTACTTGCTTTTTCCTGTATCCGGGAGTATGGCACCGGTATAAACCCGATCCCGGATCGGGCTGGGAGGAGTTTTGGGTGGGCTTCAATGGTTTTTATGTGGAGCAGCTGATGAGCAACGGCTTTTTCGACCGGAAGAACCCGCTTGTTCCTTCCTGCCTGAATAAAGATATCCTGGCGCTGTTTCATAATTTGGTTGAAAGTGTGCGTTCATCATTACCGGGCTATCCTCAGCAAATATCAGCCATGACCTTACAATTGTTAGGCTTGATCAGCAATATCATTCAGCACCATGAATACAATGATGATCCGGTAGGTAAACTCATTTCAAAGGCGAGGTTCATCATACAGGAATCGTTTGAGGATACGTTGGATATGGAAGAACTGGCAAAGGCCTTGCCTATGGGGTATTCCTCATTTCGCAAAGCTTTCCGGCGTATAACAGGCGTTTCTCCGAACCAATACCATCTTAACATCAGGCTGGAACGCGCAAAAAGCCTCCTGTTAACCACTGTATTAAACACCAGCGAAATAGCCGACCAAACCGGCTTTGAATCGGTGTTTTATTTTTCGCGCTTGTTTAAAAAGAAGAACGGCGTTTCGCCAACGGAATTCCGCAAAAACGCTCAGGCAGTACAATAGCGTTTTCGGAGCAGATCTTTCATAAAGCAATTAATGCCGAATTGATCGGCAACCGGTTTGTTACTGAATGGGATGGATGGCATGTAGGGTTGTGGGCCAAACTCGGTTGTTATAGGCAGTATTGGCGTACCTATCAGTTTATTGTGCGCTATTATCTTGTCCCACCAACGCAGGAAATGATCAAGTGCGTATTGCCATTCGGGTGCTGCCGGATCAGGCACCTGTGGCCCTTCTTCAAAACCCACTCTTGAATGAATATGACGGCTGCGTTTTATAGCCTCATCCATTATCCCGCCAAAGTTTTGCAGCATGCTTTCGGTAACGCATACCCAATGCGAAAAATCGGCAGTGATGGCAAACTCATCCTGCAAGCTAAATAACTCGGCTGTCATTTGTGGTGAGTAGCCCGACCGGCCACGATGAGTTTCGTGTGCTACAGTGATGCCTGTTTTAGCAGTGAATTCCTGTGCCGCGTTGATCAGGTCGAGGTTTTCCCGGATAGAGAAATAATCACGGCCTGTATGCGAATTGACCAGGATCGGGCCAGGCTCAGCGCATTGGTACAGGTTTTTGATAAATGATTCCTTGAATTTTTTGAATGTACCGCCTTCGGCCTCGTGCTGATGCGTTACAATAGCCATTTGGTGCTGTTGCAGATAATCATACAATGCCCGTTGATCGGTCTTGTCGGCCGGGATCCAGGTGTCAATGCCATCATAGCCCGCAATCCTGATCTTGTCGAGAAAAGTTTTCAGCGGCAAATGTTCATGCCCCCACAGGGGGCTGAGGATCTTAATTTGCATGGCTGATACTGATGTTTTCAGAAGCTGCTGAAGCGATGCGGTTAAAAGAAAGTTCTCCTTTGGCATCGCTTTTTTTCTTCCCTATGATCTTTC includes:
- the fbp gene encoding class 1 fructose-bisphosphatase; this encodes MKRVITLGQFIIEKQADFPFAKGELSRLLRDIGIAAKIVNREISKAGLIDIIGETDSVNSHGERQKKMDVYANEQFISALRSGGECCVVASEENDEHILIESEISKHAKYIVAIDPLDGSSNIDVNVSVGTIFSIYRRKSVDGKATLQDVLQKGTEQVAAGYVIYGSSTMLVYTTGKGVNGFTLDPSIGEFCLSHPDIKMPKDGNLYSINEGYYTHFPLGVKKYIKYCQVEDEGTNRPYTSRYTGSMIADIHRNLIKGGIFLYPTTAQYPNGKLRLVYECNPMAFIVEQAGGLASTGYDRILDLDVNELHQRSAIFIGSENMIKRAEEFMLAFSPQQPSIAPHKKVI
- a CDS encoding TonB-dependent receptor, with the protein product MKILSILCFLLIPGLVLAQHGSLKGRLTTGSEPLSFATVTLSGTAIGVTTNDKGYYYLKNVPAGTYTVVFSNIGYVTERYNVSVKPGEATLLNGNLKESSSKLNEVTVTGVSRKTELRSNPIPIAVMTRKEMDQNVNNNIIDAIVKGVPGVNAVTTGPNISKPFIRGLGYNRVLTLYDGVRQEGQQWGDEHGIEIDQYGIGRAEVVKGPASLTYGSDALAGVINMIPYLLAGENRVLKGDYTADYHTNNGMIGTSLGLSYRKDDWRYAFRATAKAAHDYQNSIDGYVYNTGFREFNLSGMARVDKKWGYSQIAATVYDNRQEIPDGSRDSLTRQFTRQVAESSTDNIRNRPVVSNDELRSYTITPLHQRIQHYRVYANNEFKLGEGSSINASLGLQQSIRREYNHPTQANQPGLYVVLNTLNYDVKYNLPTIAGIESTLGLNGMYQTNRSKAATDFPIPDYNLFDAGTFFFAKKTIGKVDISGGIRYDNRQINWHDFYVGPNPKNGFEQHVILPDTAGAHLQFPAFKHVYQGVSGSLGITYNISERLLLKANIARGYRAPNITEIGSNGLDPGAHIVYLGNRGFNPEFSLQEDVGFIAYLKDVDLIAELFNNHINNYIYQAKLTDVNGNPVVIVPGNSTYQYQQSSARLYGAEFTLNMHPQNIKWLAFNNSLAYVTGINGNKQLIDESDGAAKYLPFIPPLHIRSEFKVSLQKAYGAFSKIYFKAEMDAYTTQNRYYALDNTETATPGYALFNLGAGSTIKNKADRTICELFLQVDNLFDKAYQSNLNRLKYFEYYQSSPNGHLGIYNIGRNVSFKLVFPF
- a CDS encoding family 43 glycosylhydrolase codes for the protein MMKRVSVFFAFMLFCVAALAQKQMIPNPITGGYFADPTIVKDKGHYFIYATIDPWGAKELAVLETTDFVKFTRHHINWPTKEACTSPTSLDEMVWAPSVVKGKDNKFYMYVAVGGEIWGGVGNTPLGPWKNLKKDNTPMVKSTDYPNVHNIDPDCFIDSDGSIYLYWGSGYKWINGHCMAVKLKDDMVSFDGAPKDITTPHFFEGAHLVKRNKTYYLMFSEGKAIDASYQVGYAKGNSPLGPFQEDEHRVILSTSADSTVIGPGHHTTFVEKGQRYILYHRIFPQKESFVLRQLCLDSLNFDSNGNIKKVSTKGVQKFN
- a CDS encoding alpha-L-arabinofuranosidase C-terminal domain-containing protein yields the protein MRYGFVLTALLLFCFAANAQNKPKKISPDLFGIFFEDLSYAADGGLYAELIQNRSFEYSPADNRDWNSLTAWKYQTDGFGYGIISVETAAPIHPNNPHYILLDIQDEGQKGVGLENSGFDGIPVKAGKNYDFSVFLNVISGESLPVKVALVDKNGKELGSSSFTAADKGWKKYAEQIHVNFDNDSAKLVLLIKAKGKVGVDMVSLFPEETFKNHKNGLRADLAQVIADIKPKFMRFPGGCLTHGDGVANIYRWKNTIGPVEQRVEQRNIWNYHQSVGLGYFEYFQFCEDIGAKPVPVLAAGVSCQNSGGTWKIGSTGQKGIPMDEMKAYVQDVLDLIEYANGPATSTWGAKRAAAGHPAPFNLEYLGIGNEDKITGVFEERFRMIYDAVHKAHPEIKIIGTVGPSPNGEDFEKGWKLADQLSVGIVDEHYYEKPQWFLKNTTRYDSYNRRRSKVYIGEYASWGNTLYNALAEAVYMTHLERNGDVVRMASYAPLIARIGHTSWNPNLIYFNGTKVFPTVNYYVQQQFAANAGDVYLPGMVKLKGEKTTLDTTAGTSVVKDSATGDIILKIANAGTTQISGQADLSAIGKLPESATLTVISDNPEVKNGADNPQAVLPQSSTVKLQKKWAFTVPAHSLTVVRISAGTVGKQK
- a CDS encoding family 43 glycosylhydrolase — its product is MKKIVLLGVLFSFYTAVIAQPQQKFSAYLFTYFTGNKSGEAIRFALSNDGYHFRALNNNRPVLNSADISVTGGVRDPHIMRAADGKTFYMVATDMNTEKYGWGPDYSMVLLKSTDLVHWSSKSIDITKTYEKFAGVNRVWAPQTIYDPQVKKYMIYWSMRFGNEADKIYYAYANKDFTGLETEPKQLFFKPDGGACIDGDIVYKDKKYYLFFKTEGSGAGIKIAVSDKLTSGYVLRDKYVQQTKDPVEGAGTFKLNNGTGYILMYDMYTQGKYQFTRTTDLENFKLIDDEVSMNFHPRHGTVMPITAKEAAALTAKWETAEDVMLSAVNKQIKTINIVVDSANHKVHLPVKPGTDLKSFDPQFILFPGVTVSPAKPQDFTKSPVKYSVTIAGKKAQVFEVTAQELHNTAIAGYYADPEILYAEKTGKFYIYPTSDGFDGWSGTYFKAFSSDDMVNWKDEGKILDLPKDVSWAKKNAWAPCIIEKKIGGEYKYFYYFAAAQKIGVAVANDPIGPFTDSGKPLLAQLPEGVKGGQQIDADVFSDPQTGKNYLYWGNGYMAVAELNDDMISLKPGTTKILTPYSHYNEGTYVFYRKGTYYFMWSENDTRSPDYSVHYGTAKSPYGPIEIPENNIVITKDAANGIYGTGHNSVIQIPGTDEWYIVYHRFNYPKGITMGDAAGYNREVCIDKMEFDDKGMIKQVIPTHEGIQPVHVKK
- a CDS encoding helix-turn-helix domain-containing protein; the protein is MLKNYFKYLNVSELEERWGIYVTTVGYSKIEPNDNYPNQVHPESHQLTWNRGRILNDYYIVFISRGKGVYGSALTKPAEVVEGTCFFLYPGVWHRYKPDPGSGWEEFWVGFNGFYVEQLMSNGFFDRKNPLVPSCLNKDILALFHNLVESVRSSLPGYPQQISAMTLQLLGLISNIIQHHEYNDDPVGKLISKARFIIQESFEDTLDMEELAKALPMGYSSFRKAFRRITGVSPNQYHLNIRLERAKSLLLTTVLNTSEIADQTGFESVFYFSRLFKKKNGVSPTEFRKNAQAVQ
- a CDS encoding sugar phosphate isomerase/epimerase family protein yields the protein MQIKILSPLWGHEHLPLKTFLDKIRIAGYDGIDTWIPADKTDQRALYDYLQQHQMAIVTHQHEAEGGTFKKFKESFIKNLYQCAEPGPILVNSHTGRDYFSIRENLDLINAAQEFTAKTGITVAHETHRGRSGYSPQMTAELFSLQDEFAITADFSHWVCVTESMLQNFGGIMDEAIKRSRHIHSRVGFEEGPQVPDPAAPEWQYALDHFLRWWDKIIAHNKLIGTPILPITTEFGPQPYMPSIPFSNKPVADQFGINCFMKDLLRKRYCTA